In Corvus cornix cornix isolate S_Up_H32 chromosome 28, ASM73873v5, whole genome shotgun sequence, one genomic interval encodes:
- the LOC104696946 gene encoding nuclear receptor ROR-beta-like, translating to MRAQIEVIPCKICGDKSSGIHYGVITCEGCKGFFRRSQQNNASYSCSRQRNCLIDRTNRNRCQHCRLQKCLALGMSRDAVKFGRMSKKQRDSLYAEVQKHQQSQEQSGGTKDEPEPLSRVYTTSVSSGLSDLDDISTLSDGLLFDFPLTPDGSSTYYNLDLLASAQPSPDQSSLDVADATLIKQESIYELMLEPALLAHGALEGAQLPPDISVLEIDRVAQNVVKSHLETCQYTTEELKRLAWSLYSPEEVRALQSKSCEAMWQQCSLQISNAIQYVVEFAKRIDGFMELCQNDQIILLKAGCLEVLLIRMVRAFNPLNNTILFEGKFGGMQMFKSLGCDDLIGAIFELGRTLCRLQLSDEELALFTAAVLLSPDRPWLTESKKVQKLQDKIYVALQHEIQKKHSAEDKLSKMVSKLPLMKTICNLHLDKLEFFRLLHPETAMNFPPLYKEVFNSELQYSDPRES from the exons CCCAAATCGAGGTGATCCCGTGCAAGATCTGCGGAGACAAATCCTCAGGGATCCACTACGGTGTCATCACCTGTGAAGGCTGCAAG GGTTTCTTTCGGAGGAGCCAGCAGAACAACGCCAGCTACTCCTGCTCCCGGCAGAGGAACTGCCTGATCGACCGCACCAACCGCAACCGCTGCCAGCACTGCCGCCTGCAGAAATGCCTGGCACTGGGCATGTCCCGCGACG CGGTGAAGTTCGGCCGCATGTCCAAGAAGCAGCGGGACAGCCTCTACGCCGAGGTGCAGAagcaccagcagagccaggagcagagcgGCGGCACCAAGGATGAGCCCGAGCCCCTGAGCCGCGTCTACACCACGAGCGTCAGCAGCGGCCTCTCGGACCTGGACGACATCTCCACGCTGTCAGACGGGCTCCTCTTCGACTTCCCCCTGACCCCCGATGGCAGCAGCACCTACTACAACCTGGACCTGCTGGCCTCGGCGCAGCCCTCGCCTGACCAGTCCAGCCTGGACGTGGCTGATGCCACGCTCATCAAGCAGGAGTCCATCTACGAGCTGATGCTGGAGCCGGCGCTGTTGGCACACGGGGCGCTGGAAGGTGCCCAGCTGCCCCCCGACATCTCTGTCCTAGAGATCG ACCGGGTGGCCCAGAACGTGGTGAAGTCACACCTGGAGACGTGCCAGTACACAACGGAGGAGCTCAAGCGCCTGGCGTGGAGCCTCTACTCGCCCGAGGAGGTCCGTGCCCTGCAGAGCAAG AGCTGCGAGGCCATGTGGCAGCAGTGCTCGCTGCAGATTTCCAACGCCATCCAGTACGTGGTGGAGTTCGCCAAGCGCATCGACGGCTTCATGGAGCTCTGCCAGAATGACCAGATCATCCTCCTGAAAGCCG GTTGCCTCGAGGTGCTCCTGATCCGCATGGTCCGCGCGTTCAACCCCTTGAACAACACCATTCTCTTCGAGGGCAAGTTCGGTGGGATGCAGATGTTCAAATCTCTCG GCTGTGACGACCTCATCGGTGCCATCTTCGAGCTGGGGAGGACCCTGTGCCGCCTGCAGCTGTCGGACGAGGAGCTCGCCCTCTTTACCGCTGCCGTCCTGCTCTCCCCAG ACCGCCCGTGGCTGACCGAGTCCAAGAAGGTGCAAAAGCTCCAGGACAAGATCTACGTGGCCCTGCAGCACGAGATCCAGAAGAAACACTCCGCTGAGGACAAGCTCTCGAAG aTGGTTTCCAAGCTGCCCTTGATGAAGACCATTTGCAACCTGCACTTGGACAAGCTGGAATTTTTCCGTCTCCTGCACCCGGAGACTGCCATGAACTTCCCCCCCCTCTATAAGGAGGTTTTCAACTCGGAGCTTCAGTACAGCGACCCCCGGGAGAGCTAA